A genome region from Thermoanaerobacterium xylanolyticum LX-11 includes the following:
- a CDS encoding argininosuccinate synthase: MLKGEKVVLAYSGGLDTSVIIPWLKENYECEIIAACIDVGQGSELSSIKEKALLSGASKIYVEDVKDEFVEDYIFPTLKAGAVYEGKYLLGTSFARPLIAKKLVEIAHKEGAKAIVHGATGKGNDQVRFEVSIKALDPSIEIIAPWRIWDFKSREQEIDYAKKKGIPVPVTKEKIYSVDNNLWHVSHEGGDLEDPWNEPKNSLYDMVVPPENAPDEPEYVVLEFEKGIPVKVNGKSYASPSKMIEDLNLIAGRNGIGIADIVENRLVGIKSRGVYETPAGTVLYAAHKELEYLVLDKETMRFKDLVAQKYADIVYNGLWFSPLRESLDAFVDVTQQNVTGTVRLKLYKGNLINAGSKSPYSLYSEEFATFGEDEVYNQKDAEGFINLFGLPLKIKALMDISRKEDFNEAVGR, from the coding sequence ATGTTAAAAGGAGAAAAAGTGGTTTTGGCGTATTCAGGCGGTTTAGATACGTCTGTCATAATACCATGGCTTAAAGAAAATTACGAATGTGAGATAATAGCTGCGTGTATAGATGTAGGCCAGGGAAGCGAGCTTAGCAGCATAAAAGAAAAGGCATTATTAAGCGGTGCCAGCAAGATATACGTGGAAGATGTAAAAGATGAATTTGTGGAGGATTATATTTTTCCTACATTAAAAGCAGGAGCTGTGTATGAGGGCAAGTATCTATTAGGCACTTCATTTGCAAGGCCCCTTATTGCTAAAAAGCTTGTGGAGATAGCTCACAAGGAAGGTGCAAAGGCGATAGTGCACGGCGCTACTGGAAAAGGAAATGACCAAGTAAGGTTTGAAGTGTCAATAAAGGCCCTTGATCCATCAATAGAGATAATAGCACCGTGGAGGATATGGGACTTTAAGTCAAGGGAACAGGAAATAGACTATGCTAAGAAAAAAGGCATTCCTGTGCCTGTAACAAAGGAAAAGATATACAGTGTTGATAACAATTTATGGCACGTAAGCCATGAAGGCGGTGATTTGGAAGATCCGTGGAATGAGCCTAAAAACAGTTTGTACGATATGGTTGTTCCACCAGAGAATGCGCCGGATGAGCCAGAGTACGTTGTTTTAGAGTTTGAAAAGGGGATACCTGTAAAAGTAAATGGAAAGTCATACGCAAGTCCTTCAAAGATGATAGAAGATCTTAATTTGATAGCCGGAAGAAATGGTATAGGCATAGCTGATATTGTAGAAAATAGGCTTGTAGGCATTAAGTCTCGCGGTGTATATGAAACGCCTGCAGGAACGGTTCTTTATGCAGCCCACAAAGAGTTGGAGTATTTGGTTTTGGATAAGGAAACCATGAGGTTTAAAGATTTGGTAGCGCAAAAGTATGCAGACATTGTCTACAATGGATTATGGTTTTCTCCGCTTAGAGAGTCTTTAGATGCGTTTGTTGATGTGACACAGCAGAATGTGACTGGTACTGTAAGGCTTAAACTTTACAAAGGAAACTTGATAAATGCAGGTTCAAAGTCCCCATATTCACTATACAGTGAAGAGTTTGCTACATTTGGCGAAGATGAAGTTTACAATCAAAAGGATGCAGAAGGGTTTATAAACTTATTCGGATTGCCGCTTAAAATAAAAGCGCTTATGGATATAAGCAGAAAGGAAGATTTTAATGAAGCTGTGGGGCGGTAG